DNA sequence from the Manihot esculenta cultivar AM560-2 chromosome 11, M.esculenta_v8, whole genome shotgun sequence genome:
GGCCTCTAGCACGACGAGTATGGATTTTGATACAACGAGTTGAGGGACTTTACAAAGCTGCTTCATTTGGCAACCTGCTCATATTTCTTTACACGGGAAGGTATGGTTTCGAGCATGGTTTGTGAATCTAATTTTCCAAAAGAATAACTTGCACAAAAATTAAGCCATGAATGTTAGATAAAACTGGTTTATACAAGATGTAATATTCACATTGCTGAAAAGAGAGTCAGTTAAAATTAGTCATTTATTGTTCTTCCGTATGGATTAATTTGGTCTAttattgtgtgtgtgtgtgttttttTTGGGGGGATCTAACAAATGCCTTTATCGTGATAGTGGTGATCTCTGACAGGATTTAAGAATTGGTCTAGCTGATGTTTACTAGTGGATACCATTTATGGATGCATTTGAATGGATGACTATTTATATACTTATTTTGGGACACTCAAGTCTTGCTTTagttatttgaattaaatatctGCACTTTTTGTGAATTTGATTgatgaattttatattatataattttattgttcaGAAAATACATTACTGGAAAGGTTGTTCAGTTGATGATCTCTCTGGGTTTGACAAATCTCCATTTTCTGTCTTGTTTTGATGCAGATTTAGGAACCTCATTGAAAGAGTCTTAAGAGCAAGGCTTGTCTATGGAAGCCCTAATATGAACCGTGCTGTTAGCTTTGAGTACATGAATCGCCAATTAGTGTGGAATGAATTTTCGGTAATTGATTCTGAATTTTAAGATTTACATGTTATCTAGTCACTGACTCAAAGTTTCATATGTGAGGGAAATGCCTTTATTAACACGCTTTATATGTATCTTTTTGCTAGTTTGAAGGTCTCTTTCTGTTCTCAACTTTTTCTTTTGGTACCTGAATTATCTAATGTCCTTTTCTTGTTGGTATTTAATAATGCTCCTTGCTGTTCAGAATTGCCTGGTGGTTGCTTCTAATTAATGAATTGGCAATAAGTTGTGGATATTGTGGAGTGAGACTACCTAATCAGCTTATGCAGCggtcaaaaaggaaaaaaagcaaaataaaaagaaagacaaCACAAACAAAAAAGAACCAACTCATAGGTGtgatggagagagagagagagagagaggaaaatGGAATTGAAAAAGAGATATGGggtcacttttcttttcttgttgctcttacatgatataaaacatttatttttttaagttaatatatttttatttgtgaCTGTATTTAGGATTTCAGTTCatctaatattttattgttgccTTTACTTTAACAATTTTTAAATTCCATACCAAATAACCCCGCAATGAAAAATAAAGATTGCCTTTCTGGAATGCTTGAGGATTACCTAAAACTGAAATGCATGTTGCATGCCACCTCTCAGAAGTCTTATGCATTGATATGATGCCAGTTCAATTATTTTGTTTGTTTTCTTACCAGGACTTCGTTGCATTTAGACATCTCATACAAACTGTTATAGTTCTTGGCTACAAAGTTAAACACTGTACCGGAGGAAATTGAGCGCCCAGAAATTGTATATACAATTAATGAGTCAGTTTCTAATTTTTGTAGAAATTAATGTTTTGAAGTAGGTTCTGGTAAATTACTAATTGCTAGTCAACTGGATATTAATTTGAAACTCCTTGAGTTAACTTGAAGGTGACTAGAATTCTTCTTTTAGATGGCCTGCTGGTGGAACCTGTCCAGGTAAATCTTATTACAGAGCTCATCAACTACAGGGTTGGCATCCACCATATATGGTATTACTAGCTGTGGAGATTTACATTAATCACTTGGCTTTGGTTGCCACTTTAGGAGTTTTATGTCTTTTAACTTCGGCTTGAAATGCCAAGATACCAGCCAAAATGAGTCTGTCTTGGTAAATTTGTTCTGGAACTTACTGCTTTTGGTGATTTGCAGGAGATGTTATTGTTGCTGCTTCCTCTTCTTAACTCATCATCTGTTAAAAGCTTACTTAGCTCGTTTTCGAAGGACAAATCCTCTAGTTCCACAGGAGATGATGGTACTTGTCCTGTTTGCCGCTCGATTCCAACCACTCCATTCCTTGCTCTTCCCTGTCAACACaggtaaaataaattatcttacaCATCCTTGATTATTCCAACTTTTAGGAAGCTACCCTACATAATGTGAACTTCATTGTCAATACATTTTTCTGTGTGCGTAGCGTGGTGATAAGGCCTAAACAAGTTCCTAATCCTTGTAGCGTTTTGCCTTTCTTTTTCAATTGTTTACTTTGTGGCCCACTGGGTTATAAATAGTAGTAGCAAAATCCTATCCCCAATAATTTCTCTTGCTCCTCTGTTTGCCTGAAGTTCGTTCCATAAACAAGACTAGCACTTACTTTAAGCTACTTAATGGTCGAACACACCTTACTGCAAAGTTTCCATTCTCTAAATTACTTTTATAGCTTAATATTTTGCTTCAAGTCTGACTTTTGATGTTGGCAGGTACTGTTACTACTGCCTTAGAACACAATGTTCTGCATCTCCAGCATACCGCTGTCCTAGATGCAGCGAGCCAGTAGTAGCTATGCAGCGGCATGGTTTCTTTGCTCCTAGTCCAGAGTGATAGAGC
Encoded proteins:
- the LOC110627051 gene encoding peroxisome biogenesis protein 2: MGSSSTSPPPHDAWLLAYQKLLPQWQSLTPSSHLSTIPISISRVNQFDAARLDIEMSAMLKEQLVKVFSLMKPGMLFQYEPELDAFLEFLIWRFSIWVDKPTPGNALMNLRYRDDRAVEPREKVRTGLEGPGLTVAQKIWYCIATVGGQYVWARLQSFSAFRRWGDSERRPLARRVWILIQRVEGLYKAASFGNLLIFLYTGRFRNLIERVLRARLVYGSPNMNRAVSFEYMNRQLVWNEFSEMLLLLLPLLNSSSVKSLLSSFSKDKSSSSTGDDGTCPVCRSIPTTPFLALPCQHRYCYYCLRTQCSASPAYRCPRCSEPVVAMQRHGFFAPSPE